In Labrys monachus, the genomic stretch GGTGCCGTTCCGGCCCGTATCGGCAGTCGATGCCGGTCTTATTCTTGAGCGTATTCTCGCTCTTGATCGTATTCTTGGCGGCCTCTTCCGGGCAGCTATGGATGTCGACGGCCCCTCAATGAGCATGAGCTTTCGTGCGGGACCGAAGTCTAGCGATGCTAAAAAGGCAGCTCCGCTCCTGTCAACAAAATCCTGTACGCTCCGCTCCAACATCAGGGAATTGAATTCAGAAGCTCATTTCGCCGGCGAAATTCTCTCTCATGTCGAATTTGTGGATTTCGCGGTGAAACAAACGGTCGATTTCGGACTATACGTCTTCAACTACGACAGGATGACCAGCAAAACAGAGCGCTCGCGTGGCAGCGCCCGGCATGATCCGTGTTGGGAAGGCTGCCGGTTCCCCCCTCCGATACGGGCCGCCTCCACCGTCTTTCCCGCCTTGCCCGGACTCGCGACGGCAGAGCGCGGGCAGGCGCCGGACGCCCCCGACACCGCCGCCTAGTTGAGCCGCAGTCCGCTCGCCTTGTCGAAGAGATGCACGGCGTCGGCCTGCGGCGTCAGCGCGAGTATCTCGCCCGGGTTGACGCTCACCCGCTCGCGGAAGACGCCGAGCAGCTTCTGCCGGCCGATATGGGCGAAGACCTGGGTCTCCGATCCCGTCGGCTCGACCACGGAGACCTGCGCCTGCAGCGGGCCGCCGAGGGCGAAATGCTCGGGACGGATGCCGTAGATCACCGGGCGGCCGTCACTGCCGGCGGGAACGTCGGCCACCGGCAGTTCGATGCCGTCCTCGGTGACGAAGCGGGCATCGCCGCTCGTCTGGAGATGGCCATCCAGCATGTTCATCGCGGGCGAGCCGATGAAGCCGGCGACGAACAGGTTGGCCGGCCGGTCGTAGAGTTCGAGAGGCGAGCCGATCTGCTCGATGATGCCGTCATGCAGCACGACGATGCGATCCGCCATGGTCATCGCCTCGATCTGGTCGTGGGTGACATAGATCGTCGTGGTCTTCAGCCGCTGATGCAGTTCCTTGATCTCCGCCCGCATCTGCACGCGCAGCTTGGCGTCGAGATTCGAGAGGGGCTCGTCGAACAGGAACACTTTGGGGTCGCGCACGATGGCTCGGCCCATGGCGACGCGCTGGCGCTGGCCGCCGGAGAGCTGGCGCGGATAGCGGGCGAGATAGGGGCCGAGGTCGAGGATCTCGGCGGCCCGCTTCACCCGCGCATCGATCTCCGTCCGCGGCGCTTTGCGCATCTTCAGGGCGAAGCCCATGTTTTCGGCGACGGTCTTGTGCGGGTAGAGCGCATAGGACTGGAACACCATGGCGATGTCGCGGTCGCGCGGCGGGAGGTCGTTGACGAAGCGCTCGCCGATTTTGAGGCCCCCGGCGGTGATCGGCTCCAGCCCGGCGATCATGCGCAGCAGCGTCGACTTGCCGCAGCCGGAGGGGCCGACCAGCGTGACGAACTCACCGTCGGCGATGCTGATCGAGACGCCGTGGATGACCTGCTGCGCGCCGTAGGATTTCTTGACGTCGATGACATCCACTGAGGCCATATCGTGCGCTTCCCCTGCCGGCATGGTGTCAGCCGGCTCGTTCGCCGACCCTTCATTGCGGTCGAATCCAGGTCGGGATGGTGGCGGTTGCGGGAGGCCGCGTCAATTGAGCTTGTAGCGCAGCCCGATGCGCACTTCATTGTCCCAGACCGTCCGGGCGGCGAGGTTGCCGACCGGCGTGGAGCCGGCGCGGGCGTTGCCGAGGTCGAGAAGGCGGTAATCGACCTCCATCGAAAGCCTGTCGGTGAGGGCATAGTCGAGGCCGGCGCCGACCTGCCAGGCGAAATGCCAGGACCCGGCGCCGGAGGCGGCCGGACAGGCGCCGTCGCACGAGCCGCCGAGCTCGATCCTGTCCCAGTCGACATGGGCGATGCCGGCGCCGGCGCCGACATAGGGCGTGAGATTGTTCCAGGTGCCGATATCATAATAGAGGTTGGCGAGGACGGGGATCGCGCTGAAGCGGCCCTTCAGCGTGCCGGCGCAGGCCGTTCCGCATGCGCCGGAGAAGTGCTCGCCGAAGTCTCGCGGGCCGAGATAGTCGAGCGAAAGATCGCCGCGCAGCCAGCCGAGCTGGTAGCCCAGCGCGCCGCCCACAGCCCAGCCGGCGTGGAGACCCTCGCTGCGCGTCGCCGCGCCCGGAACGAAAGAGGGCCTGACGGCGGGGCCGCCCGGCAGGCTGGCGCCGAAGCCGCCGCGCAGATACCAGCCCGCGCCGCTGCCGCTGTCGTCGACATTGCCGGGCTGGTCGAGGGAGGGAAGGGGCGGCAGCATATCCGCTCCTGCCGCCACGGGCGCACAGAGGGCCGCGAAGGCGGCGAGAACGGAAAGGAGGGCGCGCATCGTGGTTCCTCGTGCCGCCGGCGTTGCCGCCGATTCGGGTTCTGGGCTCGGCATAGTGTGGGCGGCATTTCTTAAGCCTCTGTTAACCCTAACGAAGTGTGAACATCTCGGGGACGGAGCGGGCTGACGGGAAAGCAGGATCGCGCCTCATCCGGGGGAAAAGCGGCGCGCGGAGGGGGGCCCGCACACCTCGACCGCACTTTCTTCGCTTGACCTCCTCGCTCCCAGCGTCTTTGTGGGCGCGCGAAACAGGGTGGAAACAAGAAGGACGGCATGAAGGCGGATCATTTTCCCCCGACGGAGGCGATCGTCACCGTCGCCGGCGTGAGCAAGACCTATGCGTCGGGCTTCCAGGCCCTGAAGAACATCGACCTCACCCTTCGTCGCGGCGAGATCTTCGCGCTGCTCGGCCCGAACGGCGCCGGCAAGACGACGCTGATCGGCATCATCTGCGGTATCGTCAACCCGTCGAGCGGCACGATCACCGCCGACGGGCACAACATCATCAGCGATTTCCGCGCGGCGCGCACCAAGATCGGCCTGGTGCCGCAGGAACTCGCCACCGACGCCTTCGAGAGCGTATGGGCGACGGTGAGCTTCAGCCGCGGCCTGTTCGGCAAGCCGCCCAACCCCGCCTTCCTGGAAAAGCTGCTGCGCGGCCTGTCGCTGTGGGACAAGAAGGACAGCAAGATCGTGACGCTGTCCGGCGGCATGAAGCGCCGCGTGATGATCGCCAAGGCGCTCTCGCACGAGCCGCGCATCCTTTTCCTCGACGAGCCGACGGCGGGCGTCGACGTCGAACTCCGGCGCGACATGTGGGAGATGGTCCGCTCGCTGCGCGAAAGCGGCGTCACCATCATCCTCACCACCCATTACATCGAGGAGGCCGAGGAGATGGCCGACCGCATCGGCGTGATCAGCCGGGGCGAGATCATCCTGGTCGAGGACAAGGCCGAGCTCATGCGCAAGCTCGGCAAGAAACAGCTCACCCTCAGCCTGCGCGCGCCGCTCACGGCGGTGCCTGCGGCGCTCTCGGCGTTCCAGCTCGAAATCGCCGACGCCGGCAATCAGCTCGTCTACACCTTCGATGCGAAGGACGATCCCGAGCGGCTTTCCCGCCTTCTGCACGATCTGGGCGAAAGCGGCATCGCCTTCAAGGACCTGCAGACCAGCCAGTCTTCGCTGGAGGACATCTTCGTCAGCCTGGTCGGAGCACGCCCATGAATCTCTATGCCGTCAAGGCGATCTACATTTTCGAGATGTCGCGCACCTTCCGCACGCTGACGCAGAGCATCGCCTCGCCGGTGATCTCGACATCGCTCTATTTCGTCGTGTTCGGCTCGGCGATCGGCGCCCATATGAGCCAGATCGACGGCGTGAGCTACGGCTCCTTCATCGTGCCGGGCCTGATCATGTTGGCGATCCTGACCGAGAGCATCTCCAATGCCTCCTTCGGCATCTACATGCCGAAATATTCCGGCACGATCTACGAAGTGTTGTCGGCGCCCATCTCCGTGGCGGAGATCGTGCTCGGCTATGTCGGAGCCGCCGCCTCGAAATCGATGCTGCTCGGCCTCGTCATCCTGGCCACGGCCCGGCTCTTCGTCGATTTCTCGATCGCCCATCCCTTCTGGATGGTTGCCTTCCTTGTGCTGACCTCGGTGACCTTCAGCCTCTTCGGCTTCATCATCGGCGTCTGGGCCGACGGCTGGGAAAAGCTGCAGATCGTGCCCACGCTGATCGTGACGCCGCTGACCTTCCTCGGCGGCAGCTTCTACTCGATCTCGATGCTGCCGCCGCTCTGGCAGAAGATCACCCTGTTCAATCCCGTGGTCTATCTCATCAGCGGCTTCCGCTGGAGCTTCTACGGGGTCTCGGATGTCGAAGTCGGCGTGAGCCTGGCCATGACGCTGGTGTTCATGACGCTCTGCCTCCTCGCCATCGGCTGGATCTTCCGCACGGGCTATCGCATCAAGGTGTGACGGCCCGTATCGGTTTTATCATGGAGCGGCGGGGGCAGGTCGGAGCGCGGACGTCCACCCCGCTCCTCTTTACCCATGGCTCGGTCACGCGGCCTTCGAGATCGCCTCGATGACGTCGTCCACCGCGTCTTCCACCCGCTTGCGGTCGTCCCCCTCCGCCATGACGCGGATGACGGGCTCGGTGCCGGACGGTCGGATGACCAGACGCCCGCCTTCGCCGAGAGTCTTGCGGGCGCTGTCGATGGCGGTGACGACTTTCGGATCGTCCAGCACCTTGCCGCCGCGGGTGCGCACGTTCTTGAGGATCTGCGGCAGCGGATCGAAGCGGTGGCAGAC encodes the following:
- a CDS encoding ABC transporter ATP-binding protein, whose protein sequence is MASVDVIDVKKSYGAQQVIHGVSISIADGEFVTLVGPSGCGKSTLLRMIAGLEPITAGGLKIGERFVNDLPPRDRDIAMVFQSYALYPHKTVAENMGFALKMRKAPRTEIDARVKRAAEILDLGPYLARYPRQLSGGQRQRVAMGRAIVRDPKVFLFDEPLSNLDAKLRVQMRAEIKELHQRLKTTTIYVTHDQIEAMTMADRIVVLHDGIIEQIGSPLELYDRPANLFVAGFIGSPAMNMLDGHLQTSGDARFVTEDGIELPVADVPAGSDGRPVIYGIRPEHFALGGPLQAQVSVVEPTGSETQVFAHIGRQKLLGVFRERVSVNPGEILALTPQADAVHLFDKASGLRLN
- a CDS encoding outer membrane protein encodes the protein MPSPEPESAATPAARGTTMRALLSVLAAFAALCAPVAAGADMLPPLPSLDQPGNVDDSGSGAGWYLRGGFGASLPGGPAVRPSFVPGAATRSEGLHAGWAVGGALGYQLGWLRGDLSLDYLGPRDFGEHFSGACGTACAGTLKGRFSAIPVLANLYYDIGTWNNLTPYVGAGAGIAHVDWDRIELGGSCDGACPAASGAGSWHFAWQVGAGLDYALTDRLSMEVDYRLLDLGNARAGSTPVGNLAARTVWDNEVRIGLRYKLN
- a CDS encoding ABC transporter ATP-binding protein, coding for MKADHFPPTEAIVTVAGVSKTYASGFQALKNIDLTLRRGEIFALLGPNGAGKTTLIGIICGIVNPSSGTITADGHNIISDFRAARTKIGLVPQELATDAFESVWATVSFSRGLFGKPPNPAFLEKLLRGLSLWDKKDSKIVTLSGGMKRRVMIAKALSHEPRILFLDEPTAGVDVELRRDMWEMVRSLRESGVTIILTTHYIEEAEEMADRIGVISRGEIILVEDKAELMRKLGKKQLTLSLRAPLTAVPAALSAFQLEIADAGNQLVYTFDAKDDPERLSRLLHDLGESGIAFKDLQTSQSSLEDIFVSLVGARP
- a CDS encoding ABC transporter permease encodes the protein MNLYAVKAIYIFEMSRTFRTLTQSIASPVISTSLYFVVFGSAIGAHMSQIDGVSYGSFIVPGLIMLAILTESISNASFGIYMPKYSGTIYEVLSAPISVAEIVLGYVGAAASKSMLLGLVILATARLFVDFSIAHPFWMVAFLVLTSVTFSLFGFIIGVWADGWEKLQIVPTLIVTPLTFLGGSFYSISMLPPLWQKITLFNPVVYLISGFRWSFYGVSDVEVGVSLAMTLVFMTLCLLAIGWIFRTGYRIKV